Proteins from one Enoplosus armatus isolate fEnoArm2 chromosome 4, fEnoArm2.hap1, whole genome shotgun sequence genomic window:
- the mtx3 gene encoding metaxin-3 isoform X2 produces MNQNMAAAMELRCWGGDWGLPSVHTESLIVLAYSKFSGAKVSVSPIDWTWKTLTATVPELLCGDSAVQGPTQILNFLRKQRFNADYELTARQGADTMAYIALLEEKLRPALLHTFWVDAENYANLTRPWFASRSPFPLNFLVPSCHANTALSRILLTKGEAPLHRITEVEGKIYSDAKECLNLFSYRLGTANYFFGNSPTSLDAFVFGFVAPLYKASLPSSPLQSHLRQLDNLTRFCDDILAVHFSSDHPCPPPPVQETMDANLQKLTQLVNKESNLIEKMDDNLRSSPQHKPHRPDLKPSLASEKSSTPA; encoded by the exons GCATACAGCAAGTTTTCCGGGGCAAAAGTCTCAGTTTCTCCTATAGACTGGACATGGAAAACTCTAACAG CGACTGTCCCGGAGTTGCTTTGTGGAGATTCTGCAGTTCAAGGACCTACACAGATTCTCAACTTCCTGAGGAAACAG aggTTTAATGCAGACTATGAGCTGACAGCCAGACAAGGAGCAGACACCATGGCATACATCGCTCTGCTTGAAGAAAAACTACGACCAGCTCTG TTGCACACTTTCTGGGTGGATGCAGAAAACTACGCCAATTTGACACGACCGTGGTTTGCTTCACGCTCGCCGTTCCCCCTTAACTTTCTCGTCCCTAGTTGCCATGCCAACACCGCCCTCTCCCGCATCCTTCTAACCAAAGGAGAGGCTCCGCTACACAGAATCACTGAGGTGGAGGGAAAG ATCTACAGTGATGCAAAAGAGTGCCTGAATCTTTTCTCCTACAGACTGGGAACAGCAAACTACTTCTTTGGCAACTC gcCGACCAGTCTGGACGcctttgtgtttggttttgtggCTCCACTTTACAAAGCCAGTCTCCCCAGCAGCCCTCTGCAGAGCCACCTCCGACAGCTGGATAACCTCACACGGTTCTGTGACGACATCCTCGCAGTCCACTTCAGCTCGGACCACCCAT GTCCTCCCCCACCTGTTCAGGAAACAATGGATGCCAACCTCCAGAAACTAACTCAGCTTGTAAACAAAGAGTCCAACTTGATAGAGAAG ATGGATGACAACCTTCGCAGCAGCCCTCAGCACAAACCCCACAGACCAGACCTCAAACCCAGTCTGGCCAGTGAGAAGAGCTCTACCCCTGCCTAA